One genomic region from Macaca mulatta isolate MMU2019108-1 chromosome 20, T2T-MMU8v2.0, whole genome shotgun sequence encodes:
- the RIPOR1 gene encoding rho family-interacting cell polarization regulator 1 isoform X10, protein MMSLSVRPQRRLLSARVSRSQSFAGVLGSHERGPRSFPVFSPPGPPRKPPALSRVSRMFSVAHPAAKVPQPERLDLVYAALKRGLTAYLEVHQQEQEKLQGQIRESKRNSRLAPPDPPLLQQVKSIERFLRRLEFHASKIDELYEAYCVQRRLRDGAYNMVRAYTTGSPGSREARDSLAEATRGHREYTESMCLLESELEAQLGEFHLRMKGLAGFARLCVGDQYEICMKYGRQRWKLRGRIEGSGKQVWDSEETIFLPLLTEFLSIKVTELKGLANHVVVGSVSCETKDLFAALPQVVAVDINDLGTIKLSLEVTWSPFDKDDQPSAASSVNKASTVTKRFSTYSQSPPDTPSLREQAFYNMLRRQEELENGTAWSLSSESSDDSSSPQLSGTARHSSAPRPLVQQPELLPIQVAFRRPETPSSGPLDEEGAVAPVLANGHAPYSRTLSHISEASVDAALAEASVEAIGPESLAWGPSPPTHPAPTHGEHPSPVPPTLDPGHSATSSTLGTTGSVPTSTDPAPSAHLDSVHKATDSGPSELPGPTHTTTGSTCSAIQSPLTHTTTGSTHKPIISTLTTTGPTVNIIGPVQTTTSHIHTMPSPTHTPTSPTHKTRMSTSTTISPTHTPTSPTHKARMSPPTTTSPNPSAMGLVQTATSPTLTNVSPSTSPELATLSSPSKHSDPTLPATDSLPCSPPASNSCTQADPIAPSTSHPSPAHSSRKPLTSPAPDPPESMVQSLSPTPSPPTPAPQHSDLSLAMAVQTPVPGAAGGSGDKILEEALGALMAALDDYRGQFPELQGLEQEVTRLESLLMRQGLTRSRASSLSITVEHALESFSFLNEDEDEDNDVPGDRPPSSPEAGAEDSIDSPSARPLSTGCPALDAALVRHLYHCSCLLLKLGTFGPLRCQEAWALERLLREARVLEAVCEFSRRWEIPASSAQEVVQFSASRPGFLTFWDQCTERLSCFLCPVERVLLTFCNQYGARLSLRQPGLAEAVCVKFLEDALGQKLPRRPQPGPGEQLTVFQFWSFVETLDSPTMEAYVTETAEEVLLVRNLNSDDQAVVLKALRLAPEGRLRRDGLRALSSLLVHGNNKVMAAVSTQLRSLSLGPAFRERALLCFLDQLEDEDVQTRVAGCLALGCIKAPEGIEPLVYLCQTDTEAVREAARQSLQQCGEEGQSAHRQLEESLDALPRIFGPGSMASTAF, encoded by the exons ATGATGTCCCTGTCGGTGCGGCCGCAGCGCCGCCTGCTCAGCGCCCGGGTCAGTAGGAGCCAGTCCTTCGCAGGCGTCCTCGGCAGCCACGAGCGGGGGCCCAG GAGCTTCCCGGTCTTCAGCCCGCCAGGGCCCCCACGGAAGCCCCCCGCGCTCTCCCGAGTGTCCAGGATGTTTTCCGTGGCTCATCCAGCCGCCAAGGTGCCGCAACCCGAGCGGCTGGACCTGGTGTATGCGGCGCTGAAGCGGGGCCTGAC GGCCTACTTGGAAGTTCACCAGCAGGAGCAGGAGAAACTCCAGGGCCAGATAAGGGAGTCCAAGAGGAATTCCCGCTTG GCCCCTCCTGACCCACCTCTTCTCCAGCAAGTCAAGTCCATTGAACGCTTCCTGCGACGACTGGAGTTCCATGCCAGCAAG ATCGACGAGCTGTATGAGGCATACTGTGTCCAGCGGCGTCTCCGGGATGGTGCCTACAACATGGTCCGTGCCTACACCACTGGGTCCCCGGGGAGCCGAGAGGCCCGGGACAGCCTAGCAGAGGCCACTCGGGGGCATCGCGAGTACACGGAG aGCATGTGTCTGCTGGAGAGCGAGCTGGAGGCACAGCTGGGCGAGTTTCATCTCCGAATGAAAG GGCTGGCTGGCTTTGCCAGGCTGTGTGTAGGCGATCAATATGAG ATCTGCATGAAATATGGGCGTCAGCGCTGGAAACTACGGGGCCGAATTGAGGGTAGTGGAAAGCAGGTGTGGGACAGTGAAGAAACCATCTTTCTCCCACTGCTCACGGAATTTCTGTCTATCAAG GTGACAGAACTGAAGGGCCTGGCCAACCATGTGGTTGTGGGCAGTGTCTCCTGTGAGACCAAGGACCTGTTTGCCGCCCTGCCTCAGGTTGTGGCTGTGGATATCAATGACCTTGGCACCATCAAGCTCAGCCTGGAAGTCACATGGAG ccccttCGACAAGGATGACCAGCCCTCAGCCGCTTCTTCTGTCAACAAGGCCTCCACAGTCACCAAGCGCTTCTCCACCTATAGCCAGAGCCCACCGGACACACCCTCACTTCGGGAACAGGCCTTCTAT AACATGCTGCGACGGCAGGAGGAGCTGGAGAATGGGACAGCATGGTCCCTGTCATCCGAATCTTCAGACGACTCATCCAGCCCACAGCTCTCAGGCACTGCCCGCCACTCATCAGCCCCTAGGCCCCTGGTGCAGCAGCCTGAACTCCTTCCCATCCAAGTTGCCTTCCGTAGGCCTGAGACCCCCAGCTCTGGTCCCCTGGATGAGGAGGGGGCCGTGGCCCCAGTCCTGGCAAATGGGCATGCACCCTACAGTCGGACTCTTAGCCACATCAGTGAGGCTAGTGTAGACGCTGCCTTGGCTGAGGCTTCAGTGGAGGCCATTGGCCCAGAAAGCCTAGCCTGGGGACCTAGCCCACCTACACACCCAGCTCCCACCCATGGAGAGCACCCCAGCCCTGTTCCTCCGACCCTGGACCCTGGCCACTCTGCCACAAGCTCCACCCTCGGTACAACAGGCTCTGTCCCCACATCTACAGACCCTGCCCCATCTGCACACCTAGACTCAGTTCATAAGGCCACAGACTCTGGCCCTTCAGAACTGCCAGGCCCCACTCACACCACTACAGGCTCCACCTGTAGTGCCATTCAAAGCCCCCTCACTCACACTACTACAGGCTCTACCCACAAGCCCATAATCTCTACCCTTACTACTACAGGCCCTACCGTCAATATCATAGGCCCAGTCCAGACTACCACGAGCCACATCCATACCATGCCAAGCCCCACCCATACCCCCACAAGTCCCACCCATAAAACCAGGATGTCAACTTCTACCACTATAAGTCCCACCCATACCCCCACAAGTCCCACCCATAAAGCCAGGATGTCACCTCCCACCACTACAAGTCCTAACCCCAGTGCTATGGGCCTAGTCCAGACTGCCACAAGCCCCACCCTTACAAATGTAAGTCCTTCTACTTCTCCAGAACTTGCtaccctctccagcccctccaaACACTCAGACCCCACCCTCCCAGCCACCGACTCCCTTCCCTGTAGTCCCCCAGCCTCCAATTCCTGCACTCAGGCAGACCCTATAGCCCCTAGCACCTCCCACCCAAGTCCTGCCCATTCCAGTAGGAAACCCCTCACAAGCCCTGCCCCAGATCCCCCAGAGTCTATGGTTCAGAGTCTAAGCCCCACTCCCTCACCCCCAACCCCTGCACCCCAGCATTCAGACCTTAGCCTGGCCATGGCTGTCCAGACCCCAGTCCCAGGGGCAGCCGGAGGGTCTGGGGACAAGATCCTGGAGGAGGCACTGGGGGCCCTAATGGCTGCCCTGGATGACTACCGTGGCCAGTTTCCTGAGCTGCAGGGCCTGGAGCAGGAGGTGACCCGACTAGAGAGTCTGCTCATG AGACAAGGTCTGACTCGCAGCCGGGCCTCCAGTCTCAGCATCACCGTGGAGCATGCCTTGGAGAGCTTCAGCTTCCTCAATGAAGACGAAGATGAAGACAATGATGTTCCTGGGGACAG GCCTCCAAGCAGCCCAGAGGCTGGGGCTGAGGACAGCATAGACTCACCCAGTGCCCGCCCCCTCAGCACGGGGTGTCCAGCTCTGGACGCTGCCTTGGTCCGGCACCTGTACCACTGCAGTTGCCTCCTGCTG AAACTGGGCACATTTGGGCCTCTGCGATGCCAGGAGGCATGGGCCCTGGAGCGGCTGCTGCGGGAAGCCCGAGTGCTGGAGGCAGTATGCGAGTTCAGCAGGCGGTGGGAGATCCCGGCCAGCTCTGCCCAAGAAG TGGTGCAGTTCTCGGCCTCTCGGCCTGGCTTCTTGACCTTCTGGGACCAGTGCACAGAGAGACTTAGCTGCTTCCTCTGCCCAGTGGAGCGGGTGCTTCTCACCTTCTGCAACCAGTATGGTGCCCGCCTCTCCCTGCGCCAGCCAGGCTTGGCTGAGGCTG TTTGTGTGAAGTTCCTGGAGGATGCCCTGGGGCAGAAGCTGCCCAGAAGGCCCCAGCCAGGGCCTGGAGAGCAGCTCACGGTCTTCCAGTTCTGGAGTTTTGTGGAAACCTTGGACAGCCCCACCATGGAGGCCTACGTGACCGAGACTGCCGAGGAGG TGCTACTGGTGCGGAATCTGAACTCAGATGACCAGGCTGTCGTGCTGAAGGCCCTGAGATTGGCGCCCGAGGGGCGTCTGCGAAGGGATGGGCTGCGGGCCCTCAGCTCCCTGCTCGTCCATGGCAACAACAAGGTGATGGCTGCTGTCAGCACCCAGCTCCGGAGCCTGTCACTGGGCCCTGCCTTCCGGGAGAGG GCCCTCCTGTGCTTTCTGGACCAGCTGGAGGATGAGGACGTGCAGACTCGAGTGGCTGGCTGCCTGGCCCTAGGCTGCATCAAG GCTCCCGAGGGCATTGAGCCCCTGGTGTACCTCTGCCAAACTGACACAGAAGCTGTGAGGGAAGCTGCCCGGCAGAGCCTACAGCAGTGTG GAGAAGAGGGACAGTCTGCCCATCGACAGCTAGAGGAGTCCCTGGACGCCCTGCCCCGCATCTTTGGTCCTGGCAGCATGGCGAGCACAGCATTCTAA
- the RIPOR1 gene encoding rho family-interacting cell polarization regulator 1 isoform X12: protein MMSLSVRPQRRLLSARVSRSQSFAGVLGSHERGPRSFPVFSPPGPPRKPPALSRVSRMFSVAHPAAKVPQPERLDLVYAALKRGLTAYLEVHQQEQEKLQGQIRESKRNSRLGFLYDLDKQVKSIERFLRRLEFHASKIDELYEAYCVQRRLRDGAYNMVRAYTTGSPGSREARDSLAEATRGHREYTESMCLLESELEAQLGEFHLRMKGLAGFARLCVGDQYEICMKYGRQRWKLRGRIEGSGKQVWDSEETIFLPLLTEFLSIKVTELKGLANHVVVGSVSCETKDLFAALPQVVAVDINDLGTIKLSLEVTWSPFDKDDQPSAASSVNKASTVTKRFSTYSQSPPDTPSLREQAFYNMLRRQEELENGTAWSLSSESSDDSSSPQLSGTARHSSAPRPLVQQPELLPIQVAFRRPETPSSGPLDEEGAVAPVLANGHAPYSRTLSHISEASVDAALAEASVEAIGPESLAWGPSPPTHPAPTHGEHPSPVPPTLDPGHSATSSTLGTTGSVPTSTDPAPSAHLDSVHKATDSGPSELPGPTHTTTGSTCSAIQSPLTHTTTGSTHKPIISTLTTTGPTVNIIGPVQTTTSHIHTMPSPTHTPTSPTHKTRMSTSTTISPTHTPTSPTHKARMSPPTTTSPNPSAMGLVQTATSPTLTNVSPSTSPELATLSSPSKHSDPTLPATDSLPCSPPASNSCTQADPIAPSTSHPSPAHSSRKPLTSPAPDPPESMVQSLSPTPSPPTPAPQHSDLSLAMAVQTPVPGAAGGSGDKILEEALGALMAALDDYRGQFPELQGLEQEVTRLESLLMRQGLTRSRASSLSITVEHALESFSFLNEDEDEDNDVPGDRPPSSPEAGAEDSIDSPSARPLSTGCPALDAALVRHLYHCSCLLLKLGTFGPLRCQEAWALERLLREARVLEAVCEFSRRWEIPASSAQEVVQFSASRPGFLTFWDQCTERLSCFLCPVERVLLTFCNQYGARLSLRQPGLAEAVCVKFLEDALGQKLPRRPQPGPGEQLTVFQFWSFVETLDSPTMEAYVTETAEEVLLVRNLNSDDQAVVLKALRLAPEGRLRRDGLRALSSLLVHGNNKVMAAVSTQLRSLSLGPAFRERALLCFLDQLEDEDVQTRVAGCLALGCIKAPEGIEPLVYLCQTDTEAVREAARQSLQQCGEEGQSAHRQLEESLDALPRIFGPGSMASTAF from the exons ATGATGTCCCTGTCGGTGCGGCCGCAGCGCCGCCTGCTCAGCGCCCGGGTCAGTAGGAGCCAGTCCTTCGCAGGCGTCCTCGGCAGCCACGAGCGGGGGCCCAG GAGCTTCCCGGTCTTCAGCCCGCCAGGGCCCCCACGGAAGCCCCCCGCGCTCTCCCGAGTGTCCAGGATGTTTTCCGTGGCTCATCCAGCCGCCAAGGTGCCGCAACCCGAGCGGCTGGACCTGGTGTATGCGGCGCTGAAGCGGGGCCTGAC GGCCTACTTGGAAGTTCACCAGCAGGAGCAGGAGAAACTCCAGGGCCAGATAAGGGAGTCCAAGAGGAATTCCCGCTTG GGCTTCCTGTATGATCTGGACAAG CAAGTCAAGTCCATTGAACGCTTCCTGCGACGACTGGAGTTCCATGCCAGCAAG ATCGACGAGCTGTATGAGGCATACTGTGTCCAGCGGCGTCTCCGGGATGGTGCCTACAACATGGTCCGTGCCTACACCACTGGGTCCCCGGGGAGCCGAGAGGCCCGGGACAGCCTAGCAGAGGCCACTCGGGGGCATCGCGAGTACACGGAG aGCATGTGTCTGCTGGAGAGCGAGCTGGAGGCACAGCTGGGCGAGTTTCATCTCCGAATGAAAG GGCTGGCTGGCTTTGCCAGGCTGTGTGTAGGCGATCAATATGAG ATCTGCATGAAATATGGGCGTCAGCGCTGGAAACTACGGGGCCGAATTGAGGGTAGTGGAAAGCAGGTGTGGGACAGTGAAGAAACCATCTTTCTCCCACTGCTCACGGAATTTCTGTCTATCAAG GTGACAGAACTGAAGGGCCTGGCCAACCATGTGGTTGTGGGCAGTGTCTCCTGTGAGACCAAGGACCTGTTTGCCGCCCTGCCTCAGGTTGTGGCTGTGGATATCAATGACCTTGGCACCATCAAGCTCAGCCTGGAAGTCACATGGAG ccccttCGACAAGGATGACCAGCCCTCAGCCGCTTCTTCTGTCAACAAGGCCTCCACAGTCACCAAGCGCTTCTCCACCTATAGCCAGAGCCCACCGGACACACCCTCACTTCGGGAACAGGCCTTCTAT AACATGCTGCGACGGCAGGAGGAGCTGGAGAATGGGACAGCATGGTCCCTGTCATCCGAATCTTCAGACGACTCATCCAGCCCACAGCTCTCAGGCACTGCCCGCCACTCATCAGCCCCTAGGCCCCTGGTGCAGCAGCCTGAACTCCTTCCCATCCAAGTTGCCTTCCGTAGGCCTGAGACCCCCAGCTCTGGTCCCCTGGATGAGGAGGGGGCCGTGGCCCCAGTCCTGGCAAATGGGCATGCACCCTACAGTCGGACTCTTAGCCACATCAGTGAGGCTAGTGTAGACGCTGCCTTGGCTGAGGCTTCAGTGGAGGCCATTGGCCCAGAAAGCCTAGCCTGGGGACCTAGCCCACCTACACACCCAGCTCCCACCCATGGAGAGCACCCCAGCCCTGTTCCTCCGACCCTGGACCCTGGCCACTCTGCCACAAGCTCCACCCTCGGTACAACAGGCTCTGTCCCCACATCTACAGACCCTGCCCCATCTGCACACCTAGACTCAGTTCATAAGGCCACAGACTCTGGCCCTTCAGAACTGCCAGGCCCCACTCACACCACTACAGGCTCCACCTGTAGTGCCATTCAAAGCCCCCTCACTCACACTACTACAGGCTCTACCCACAAGCCCATAATCTCTACCCTTACTACTACAGGCCCTACCGTCAATATCATAGGCCCAGTCCAGACTACCACGAGCCACATCCATACCATGCCAAGCCCCACCCATACCCCCACAAGTCCCACCCATAAAACCAGGATGTCAACTTCTACCACTATAAGTCCCACCCATACCCCCACAAGTCCCACCCATAAAGCCAGGATGTCACCTCCCACCACTACAAGTCCTAACCCCAGTGCTATGGGCCTAGTCCAGACTGCCACAAGCCCCACCCTTACAAATGTAAGTCCTTCTACTTCTCCAGAACTTGCtaccctctccagcccctccaaACACTCAGACCCCACCCTCCCAGCCACCGACTCCCTTCCCTGTAGTCCCCCAGCCTCCAATTCCTGCACTCAGGCAGACCCTATAGCCCCTAGCACCTCCCACCCAAGTCCTGCCCATTCCAGTAGGAAACCCCTCACAAGCCCTGCCCCAGATCCCCCAGAGTCTATGGTTCAGAGTCTAAGCCCCACTCCCTCACCCCCAACCCCTGCACCCCAGCATTCAGACCTTAGCCTGGCCATGGCTGTCCAGACCCCAGTCCCAGGGGCAGCCGGAGGGTCTGGGGACAAGATCCTGGAGGAGGCACTGGGGGCCCTAATGGCTGCCCTGGATGACTACCGTGGCCAGTTTCCTGAGCTGCAGGGCCTGGAGCAGGAGGTGACCCGACTAGAGAGTCTGCTCATG AGACAAGGTCTGACTCGCAGCCGGGCCTCCAGTCTCAGCATCACCGTGGAGCATGCCTTGGAGAGCTTCAGCTTCCTCAATGAAGACGAAGATGAAGACAATGATGTTCCTGGGGACAG GCCTCCAAGCAGCCCAGAGGCTGGGGCTGAGGACAGCATAGACTCACCCAGTGCCCGCCCCCTCAGCACGGGGTGTCCAGCTCTGGACGCTGCCTTGGTCCGGCACCTGTACCACTGCAGTTGCCTCCTGCTG AAACTGGGCACATTTGGGCCTCTGCGATGCCAGGAGGCATGGGCCCTGGAGCGGCTGCTGCGGGAAGCCCGAGTGCTGGAGGCAGTATGCGAGTTCAGCAGGCGGTGGGAGATCCCGGCCAGCTCTGCCCAAGAAG TGGTGCAGTTCTCGGCCTCTCGGCCTGGCTTCTTGACCTTCTGGGACCAGTGCACAGAGAGACTTAGCTGCTTCCTCTGCCCAGTGGAGCGGGTGCTTCTCACCTTCTGCAACCAGTATGGTGCCCGCCTCTCCCTGCGCCAGCCAGGCTTGGCTGAGGCTG TTTGTGTGAAGTTCCTGGAGGATGCCCTGGGGCAGAAGCTGCCCAGAAGGCCCCAGCCAGGGCCTGGAGAGCAGCTCACGGTCTTCCAGTTCTGGAGTTTTGTGGAAACCTTGGACAGCCCCACCATGGAGGCCTACGTGACCGAGACTGCCGAGGAGG TGCTACTGGTGCGGAATCTGAACTCAGATGACCAGGCTGTCGTGCTGAAGGCCCTGAGATTGGCGCCCGAGGGGCGTCTGCGAAGGGATGGGCTGCGGGCCCTCAGCTCCCTGCTCGTCCATGGCAACAACAAGGTGATGGCTGCTGTCAGCACCCAGCTCCGGAGCCTGTCACTGGGCCCTGCCTTCCGGGAGAGG GCCCTCCTGTGCTTTCTGGACCAGCTGGAGGATGAGGACGTGCAGACTCGAGTGGCTGGCTGCCTGGCCCTAGGCTGCATCAAG GCTCCCGAGGGCATTGAGCCCCTGGTGTACCTCTGCCAAACTGACACAGAAGCTGTGAGGGAAGCTGCCCGGCAGAGCCTACAGCAGTGTG GAGAAGAGGGACAGTCTGCCCATCGACAGCTAGAGGAGTCCCTGGACGCCCTGCCCCGCATCTTTGGTCCTGGCAGCATGGCGAGCACAGCATTCTAA
- the RIPOR1 gene encoding rho family-interacting cell polarization regulator 1 isoform X14 — protein sequence MMSLSVRPQRRLLSARVSRSQSFAGVLGSHERGPSPPGPPRKPPALSRVSRMFSVAHPAAKVPQPERLDLVYAALKRGLTAYLEVHQQEQEKLQGQIRESKRNSRLAPPDPPLLQQVKSIERFLRRLEFHASKIDELYEAYCVQRRLRDGAYNMVRAYTTGSPGSREARDSLAEATRGHREYTESMCLLESELEAQLGEFHLRMKGLAGFARLCVGDQYEICMKYGRQRWKLRGRIEGSGKQVWDSEETIFLPLLTEFLSIKVTELKGLANHVVVGSVSCETKDLFAALPQVVAVDINDLGTIKLSLEVTWSPFDKDDQPSAASSVNKASTVTKRFSTYSQSPPDTPSLREQAFYNMLRRQEELENGTAWSLSSESSDDSSSPQLSGTARHSSAPRPLVQQPELLPIQVAFRRPETPSSGPLDEEGAVAPVLANGHAPYSRTLSHISEASVDAALAEASVEAIGPESLAWGPSPPTHPAPTHGEHPSPVPPTLDPGHSATSSTLGTTGSVPTSTDPAPSAHLDSVHKATDSGPSELPGPTHTTTGSTCSAIQSPLTHTTTGSTHKPIISTLTTTGPTVNIIGPVQTTTSHIHTMPSPTHTPTSPTHKTRMSTSTTISPTHTPTSPTHKARMSPPTTTSPNPSAMGLVQTATSPTLTNVSPSTSPELATLSSPSKHSDPTLPATDSLPCSPPASNSCTQADPIAPSTSHPSPAHSSRKPLTSPAPDPPESMVQSLSPTPSPPTPAPQHSDLSLAMAVQTPVPGAAGGSGDKILEEALGALMAALDDYRGQFPELQGLEQEVTRLESLLMQRQGLTRSRASSLSITVEHALESFSFLNEDEDEDNDVPGDRPPSSPEAGAEDSIDSPSARPLSTGCPALDAALVRHLYHCSCLLLKLGTFGPLRCQEAWALERLLREARVLEAVCEFSRRWEIPASSAQEVVQFSASRPGFLTFWDQCTERLSCFLCPVERVLLTFCNQYGARLSLRQPGLAEAVCVKFLEDALGQKLPRRPQPGPGEQLTVFQFWSFVETLDSPTMEAYVTETAEEVLLVRNLNSDDQAVVLKALRLAPEGRLRRDGLRALSSLLVHGNNKVMAAVSTQLRSLSLGPAFRERALLCFLDQLEDEDVQTRVAGCLALGCIKAPEGIEPLVYLCQTDTEAVREAARQSLQQCGEEGQSAHRQLEESLDALPRIFGPGSMASTAF from the exons ATGATGTCCCTGTCGGTGCGGCCGCAGCGCCGCCTGCTCAGCGCCCGGGTCAGTAGGAGCCAGTCCTTCGCAGGCGTCCTCGGCAGCCACGAGCGGGGGCCCAG CCCGCCAGGGCCCCCACGGAAGCCCCCCGCGCTCTCCCGAGTGTCCAGGATGTTTTCCGTGGCTCATCCAGCCGCCAAGGTGCCGCAACCCGAGCGGCTGGACCTGGTGTATGCGGCGCTGAAGCGGGGCCTGAC GGCCTACTTGGAAGTTCACCAGCAGGAGCAGGAGAAACTCCAGGGCCAGATAAGGGAGTCCAAGAGGAATTCCCGCTTG GCCCCTCCTGACCCACCTCTTCTCCAGCAAGTCAAGTCCATTGAACGCTTCCTGCGACGACTGGAGTTCCATGCCAGCAAG ATCGACGAGCTGTATGAGGCATACTGTGTCCAGCGGCGTCTCCGGGATGGTGCCTACAACATGGTCCGTGCCTACACCACTGGGTCCCCGGGGAGCCGAGAGGCCCGGGACAGCCTAGCAGAGGCCACTCGGGGGCATCGCGAGTACACGGAG aGCATGTGTCTGCTGGAGAGCGAGCTGGAGGCACAGCTGGGCGAGTTTCATCTCCGAATGAAAG GGCTGGCTGGCTTTGCCAGGCTGTGTGTAGGCGATCAATATGAG ATCTGCATGAAATATGGGCGTCAGCGCTGGAAACTACGGGGCCGAATTGAGGGTAGTGGAAAGCAGGTGTGGGACAGTGAAGAAACCATCTTTCTCCCACTGCTCACGGAATTTCTGTCTATCAAG GTGACAGAACTGAAGGGCCTGGCCAACCATGTGGTTGTGGGCAGTGTCTCCTGTGAGACCAAGGACCTGTTTGCCGCCCTGCCTCAGGTTGTGGCTGTGGATATCAATGACCTTGGCACCATCAAGCTCAGCCTGGAAGTCACATGGAG ccccttCGACAAGGATGACCAGCCCTCAGCCGCTTCTTCTGTCAACAAGGCCTCCACAGTCACCAAGCGCTTCTCCACCTATAGCCAGAGCCCACCGGACACACCCTCACTTCGGGAACAGGCCTTCTAT AACATGCTGCGACGGCAGGAGGAGCTGGAGAATGGGACAGCATGGTCCCTGTCATCCGAATCTTCAGACGACTCATCCAGCCCACAGCTCTCAGGCACTGCCCGCCACTCATCAGCCCCTAGGCCCCTGGTGCAGCAGCCTGAACTCCTTCCCATCCAAGTTGCCTTCCGTAGGCCTGAGACCCCCAGCTCTGGTCCCCTGGATGAGGAGGGGGCCGTGGCCCCAGTCCTGGCAAATGGGCATGCACCCTACAGTCGGACTCTTAGCCACATCAGTGAGGCTAGTGTAGACGCTGCCTTGGCTGAGGCTTCAGTGGAGGCCATTGGCCCAGAAAGCCTAGCCTGGGGACCTAGCCCACCTACACACCCAGCTCCCACCCATGGAGAGCACCCCAGCCCTGTTCCTCCGACCCTGGACCCTGGCCACTCTGCCACAAGCTCCACCCTCGGTACAACAGGCTCTGTCCCCACATCTACAGACCCTGCCCCATCTGCACACCTAGACTCAGTTCATAAGGCCACAGACTCTGGCCCTTCAGAACTGCCAGGCCCCACTCACACCACTACAGGCTCCACCTGTAGTGCCATTCAAAGCCCCCTCACTCACACTACTACAGGCTCTACCCACAAGCCCATAATCTCTACCCTTACTACTACAGGCCCTACCGTCAATATCATAGGCCCAGTCCAGACTACCACGAGCCACATCCATACCATGCCAAGCCCCACCCATACCCCCACAAGTCCCACCCATAAAACCAGGATGTCAACTTCTACCACTATAAGTCCCACCCATACCCCCACAAGTCCCACCCATAAAGCCAGGATGTCACCTCCCACCACTACAAGTCCTAACCCCAGTGCTATGGGCCTAGTCCAGACTGCCACAAGCCCCACCCTTACAAATGTAAGTCCTTCTACTTCTCCAGAACTTGCtaccctctccagcccctccaaACACTCAGACCCCACCCTCCCAGCCACCGACTCCCTTCCCTGTAGTCCCCCAGCCTCCAATTCCTGCACTCAGGCAGACCCTATAGCCCCTAGCACCTCCCACCCAAGTCCTGCCCATTCCAGTAGGAAACCCCTCACAAGCCCTGCCCCAGATCCCCCAGAGTCTATGGTTCAGAGTCTAAGCCCCACTCCCTCACCCCCAACCCCTGCACCCCAGCATTCAGACCTTAGCCTGGCCATGGCTGTCCAGACCCCAGTCCCAGGGGCAGCCGGAGGGTCTGGGGACAAGATCCTGGAGGAGGCACTGGGGGCCCTAATGGCTGCCCTGGATGACTACCGTGGCCAGTTTCCTGAGCTGCAGGGCCTGGAGCAGGAGGTGACCCGACTAGAGAGTCTGCTCATG CAGAGACAAGGTCTGACTCGCAGCCGGGCCTCCAGTCTCAGCATCACCGTGGAGCATGCCTTGGAGAGCTTCAGCTTCCTCAATGAAGACGAAGATGAAGACAATGATGTTCCTGGGGACAG GCCTCCAAGCAGCCCAGAGGCTGGGGCTGAGGACAGCATAGACTCACCCAGTGCCCGCCCCCTCAGCACGGGGTGTCCAGCTCTGGACGCTGCCTTGGTCCGGCACCTGTACCACTGCAGTTGCCTCCTGCTG AAACTGGGCACATTTGGGCCTCTGCGATGCCAGGAGGCATGGGCCCTGGAGCGGCTGCTGCGGGAAGCCCGAGTGCTGGAGGCAGTATGCGAGTTCAGCAGGCGGTGGGAGATCCCGGCCAGCTCTGCCCAAGAAG TGGTGCAGTTCTCGGCCTCTCGGCCTGGCTTCTTGACCTTCTGGGACCAGTGCACAGAGAGACTTAGCTGCTTCCTCTGCCCAGTGGAGCGGGTGCTTCTCACCTTCTGCAACCAGTATGGTGCCCGCCTCTCCCTGCGCCAGCCAGGCTTGGCTGAGGCTG TTTGTGTGAAGTTCCTGGAGGATGCCCTGGGGCAGAAGCTGCCCAGAAGGCCCCAGCCAGGGCCTGGAGAGCAGCTCACGGTCTTCCAGTTCTGGAGTTTTGTGGAAACCTTGGACAGCCCCACCATGGAGGCCTACGTGACCGAGACTGCCGAGGAGG TGCTACTGGTGCGGAATCTGAACTCAGATGACCAGGCTGTCGTGCTGAAGGCCCTGAGATTGGCGCCCGAGGGGCGTCTGCGAAGGGATGGGCTGCGGGCCCTCAGCTCCCTGCTCGTCCATGGCAACAACAAGGTGATGGCTGCTGTCAGCACCCAGCTCCGGAGCCTGTCACTGGGCCCTGCCTTCCGGGAGAGG GCCCTCCTGTGCTTTCTGGACCAGCTGGAGGATGAGGACGTGCAGACTCGAGTGGCTGGCTGCCTGGCCCTAGGCTGCATCAAG GCTCCCGAGGGCATTGAGCCCCTGGTGTACCTCTGCCAAACTGACACAGAAGCTGTGAGGGAAGCTGCCCGGCAGAGCCTACAGCAGTGTG GAGAAGAGGGACAGTCTGCCCATCGACAGCTAGAGGAGTCCCTGGACGCCCTGCCCCGCATCTTTGGTCCTGGCAGCATGGCGAGCACAGCATTCTAA